TGCTCGGCAGACATCAACGGTCGTCCTGCGTATTTCTTCTCTTTAGACAACGTAAAACATTTTAATTTTTTACGGACTAATCGCCATAAACCGGCAACCCTACATTTATTATACAGTGCTTTCATCCTGTTCACCATATCCTTTCCGTTTCAACGTTTCAACAAAGCAGACATTTTCCGTTTTAAAATCTGATACAAAAATCTGTATCTCGCTTTCCAGACAGACATAACCTTTTTGGGATCGCCTGCGTAATACCTGTATGCTATATTTTTATGAAAGCCTTGAATATGCAAAAGCATCATCATAACCGGTTGCCCTGTTTTTGTGTCTGTACAGTATGCCTTTTTATCTTCAAAAGAAACATCCTTATATATTCCTTTCATCGCAAATCGGGTATCACTTTTTTTGGCAATATGGCTATCGAACGAAATGTTATCCCGAATCTGCAACAAGTCATAACGGGTAACACCGCAGTCTTTTACAAACATTTCAATCATGTACATATCGGTAATGTTTCTGCTGCCACCGTTGGCGTTTTTTTCGTTGGCACGAACATCTTTCAAATGCTGTAAACATTCCGCGTCGGTGTAATATCTGAAGGTGTTGTCCACAAGCTTTGTAAGCACATCCACATTCTTAAAAACGTTACATCCGGGACCATATTCCCCATGCAAAGTCACATCGGCATCGCCACAATATTTATCGTGATATTCTGTTATGTCTCCATATACCAAAACATCCGAATCCAGGCAACAAAATCTGCCCGTAATACCTGCCTGCAACACAAAATCACGCATATACATCCACCGCTGGAAACAAATTCGTTCCACGAATCCGTTCATACTGCTTAAATGCACATAAATTTTTTCGAACTCTTTTGCTGTTTTTTCGCAGGTAGTCATATCTACATGCTGAATGCCGAACTTTTCATAATGCTTGTTTTTTTCGTCACCGATTAAATAAATATCCGAATTGGGGTTGGACTGTATAATCTGATTAAATGTATATTGTAAATAGAAAGAGTCGCCTTTATGAAAAAAGATTAACGGTATTCCTGCTTTCATTTTAAAATACCTCCCAAAAAGTCTACAATTCGCTTACCCTGCACCTTATAATTCTTTTCATCCAATGCATACCGCTTAGACGCTTCGCCTTTTTCGGCAAGCACTTGCGCATCCTGCGTCAGAACTGTTTCAATACAGTTCCGGATTGCTTCCGCCGAGTCATTTTCGATTGGATAAATGTAGTCAAAATATGCTTTCGGGATACCGCCGACTGTTGTAGATGCCACCGTAGTTCCCGAAGTCATGTATTCTAAAATTTTGGACGGGAATGCATAATTGGCGTGGTCTTCATCAGGCGATTTTACACTAATCAAAAGGTGTGCCGCCTTTTGATGTTCCAACAAATCCTTTCGGTCAACCTTGCCGAAATAGTGAATGCGACTGTCTTTTGCTTCGCATTCTTTTATGTAGTCAATCAAATCTCCATAACCAAACAACCATAGATTATAGTCGCCCTCTACCTGCATAAATCCGTCTAAAAGCTTGTCAATATTAAAGCTTTTGGAAAGGGCACCGGCATACATAACAGTTTTTTTGTCATTCTTAGGTACATCGTCCGTAATATCGAAAATGCTTGCATCGGAAAATCCTTCCACCAAAACCGCAGGTTTTTCTTCAATTTTCATTTTCTTTGCCATATGTTCGGTAAGCAGAATATATGAATCAAATCCCGTCTGCAGCTTTACCATTTTGTTGCTGTAATGGTCAGTCATCAAGGTTTTCAAGCCTTTTGTTTCGTGCATTTTATAAAGGTAAGCCGGCAAATCAGAAATCAGACCGCATGTCTTTGTACCGTATTTCTTGCCCAACTTCTGTGTTGGCGCGGAATAAGGCGGATACACGCTGTAATTCAAAATCACCTTATCCTTGACATCCTTGTTTTCTTTCAACCATTTTTTCAATGCTCTGCGTGTACCGATTGCAGCACACATCTGCTTTAAAAACATCAGATTAATG
This is a stretch of genomic DNA from Clostridia bacterium. It encodes these proteins:
- a CDS encoding glycosyltransferase encodes the protein MKIFFLGSLINDKTLDDIAVKSKVKPSNAPVNFENMLVKGLEEAGADVTVVSLPTVSVYPGGNLFAWGKRKEKLNFGKEVTWIPCINLMFLKQMCAAIGTRRALKKWLKENKDVKDKVILNYSVYPPYSAPTQKLGKKYGTKTCGLISDLPAYLYKMHETKGLKTLMTDHYSNKMVKLQTGFDSYILLTEHMAKKMKIEEKPAVLVEGFSDASIFDITDDVPKNDKKTVMYAGALSKSFNIDKLLDGFMQVEGDYNLWLFGYGDLIDYIKECEAKDSRIHYFGKVDRKDLLEHQKAAHLLISVKSPDEDHANYAFPSKILEYMTSGTTVASTTVGGIPKAYFDYIYPIENDSAEAIRNCIETVLTQDAQVLAEKGEASKRYALDEKNYKVQGKRIVDFLGGILK